Proteins from one Mycteria americana isolate JAX WOST 10 ecotype Jacksonville Zoo and Gardens chromosome 1, USCA_MyAme_1.0, whole genome shotgun sequence genomic window:
- the TDRD3 gene encoding tudor domain-containing protein 3 isoform X2, with amino-acid sequence MLRLQMTDGHTSCTAIEYSSMSKISLNTPPGTKIKLSGIVEVRNGFLLLDDSNTAVLGGEVEHLIEKWELQRSLAKHNRSNIGTEGGPPPFVPFGQKCASHVQVDSRELDRRKTLQMTNTVKTVVDNDEFEKQRTAAIAEVAKSKETKTFGGGGGSSRSNLSVSAGGNRNRELFQKEKITKPDGKNEGVYRELVDEKALKHITEMGFSKEAARQALMDNSNSLEAALNFLLNSSKQKPVQGPPPRGKGKGRGRIRPEDEEELGNARPSAPSTLFDFLESKMGTLTVEEPKLQFQPPHQVQHKVMNTEQNGIKENYSRHISRNDMRQPRNEKPPRFQRDIQNSRQALESGGLPRNRGPERHNSLEHWTDEKNKSDRQYPRNDRPKDLGYPIATHQSDIIFKKRDNNMQNRIGKGVSFTEFKENSAAQDTTDNNNQKRGKRENQIHNSENFCDRKARTMSSEAFMVKSEQHFGVNNDYQNPGRTDNFNAVPNGDTEHHQKGRRVGPIKSSGPTTIPSFHDKMLYYNTGPKRRSGPIKPEKILEPSIHVEYGKSWRPGDECFALYWEDNKFYRAEIEALHSSGTTAVVKFCDYGNYEEVLLSNIRPVHADTWEEEEETYEQTLEFRRGGDGQPRRSTRPTQQFYQPPRARN; translated from the exons ATGTTACGTTTACAGATGACTGATGGACACACAAGCTGTACAGCTATAGAATACAGTAGCATGTCAAAAATAAG CCTGAACACTCCTCCTGGAACAAAAATTAAGCTTTCAGGAATTGTTGAAGTGAGAAATGGATTCTTGCTGTTGGATGACAGTAACACAGCAGTTCTCGGAGGTGAAGTGGAGCATCTTATAGAAAAGTGGGAATTACAAAGG AGTTTAGCAAAACACAATAGAAGTAACATTGGAACGGAAGGTGGCCCTCCCCCGTTTGTACCTTTTGGGCAG aaatgtgcatCTCACGTGCAAGTGGATAGCAGAGAGCTTGATCGCAGAAAGACTCTGCAAATGACAAATACAGTAAAAACTGTTGTGGACAATGATGAATTTGAAAAGCAGAGGACAGCTGCTATTGCAGAAGTAGCAAAGAGCAAGGAG ACCAAGACGtttggaggaggtggtggcagtAGCAGAAGTAATCTCAGTGTGAGTGCTGGAGGGAATCGAAACAGGGAACTGttccagaaagagaagataacAAAACCTGACGGAAAGAATGAAGGTGTCTACCGAGAACTG gttGATGAAAAGGCTCTAAAACACATAACAGAGATGGGTTTCagcaaagaagcagcaagacAGGCACTTATGGATAACAGTAACAGCCTAGAGGCGGcattaaattttcttctgaacagCAGTAAACAGAAACCCGTTCAGGGACCACCACCTAGAG GTAAAGGAAAGGGCCGAGGCCGAATAAGACCTGAAGATGAAGAAGAGCTAGGAAATGCCAGACCGTCTGCACCAAGCACGCTGTTTGATTTTTTGGAATCCAAAATGGGTACTCTAACAGTAGAGG aacCAAAATTGCAATTTCAGCCACCACATCAAGTACAGCACAAAGTTATGAATACAGAACAGAATGGCATCAAAGAGAATTATTCAAGACACATTTCCCGCAATGACATGAGACAACCAAGGAATGAGAAACCCCCTCGTTTTCAAAGGGATATTCAAAATTCAAGGCAGGCTTTGGAAAGTGGTGGGTTACCAAGAAACAGAGGTCCTGAAAGGCACAACTCTTTAGAACATtggacagatgaaaaaaataaaagtgacagACAGTATCCTAGAAATGATAGGCCAAAGGATTTGGGTTATCCCATAGCCACTCACCAGAGtgatattattttcaaaaaaagggATAACAATATGCAAAACAGAATAGGAAAAGGGGTGTCGTTCACAGAATTCAAGGAGAACTCTGCTGCTCAAGATACTACAGACAACAATAACCAGAAACgtgggaaaagggaaaaccaAATACACAATTCTGAAAATTTTTGTGATAGGAAGGCACGAACAATGAGTAGTGAAGCCTTTATGGTAAAAAGTGAGCAACATTTTGGTGTTAATAATGATTACCAAAATCCTGGTAGAACTGATAATTTTAATGCTGTACCAAATGGAGATACTGAGCATCATCAGAAAGGAAGACGAGTAGGACCTATCAAATCATCAGGACCCACTACGATCCCATCTTTTCACGATAAAATGTTGTATTACAACACTGGTCCCAAAAGGAGATCTGGGCCCATCAAACCAGAGAAAATATTAGAACCATCGATTCACGTGGAATATGGAAAAAGTTGGAGACCAGGGGATGAATGTTTTGCTCTTTATTGGGAAGATAACAAG ttctacCGGGCAGAAATCGAAGCTCTCCATTCTTCTGGGACAACTGCAGTTGTTAAATTCTGTGATTATGGAAATTATGAAGAGGTGCTTCTCAGCAACATCAGGCCTGTTCATGCAGACACATGG